The following are encoded together in the Streptomyces flavofungini genome:
- a CDS encoding DMT family transporter: MRAQDSATAPGRIAVEPRQAPGTAPEGALAPRPVTGSTQGGTTPTGSARAGSTQARSAQAGSTQAPSAQAGKTQAADGTQAQTGTTRPPAAAKTPAPDHRRAGTLQAALGVIAFSLTFPATAWGLEGIGPWSLVALRCALGAVVAGGCLLALRVPLPARAHWAGLAVVGGGVVVGFPLLTSLALQTSSTAHAAVVVGLLPLTTAVLSALRTGTRPSRTFWAAAIAGAVAVAAFTVQQSGGALSTADLYLFGALLVCAAGYTEGGRLARHMPGWQVIGWALVLCLPLNVVWAVIALRHEPFQLTWHSTAGLLYLAIGSQFLGLLVWYRGMAAIGIPKASQLQLAQPLLTLVWSLFLLGEDLTPAAPLTAVAVLVCIAVTQRARG, from the coding sequence ATGAGAGCACAGGATAGCGCTACTGCACCGGGACGGATAGCGGTCGAGCCGCGGCAGGCACCCGGCACCGCTCCCGAGGGCGCACTCGCGCCCCGCCCGGTCACCGGCAGCACCCAGGGCGGGACCACGCCGACCGGCAGCGCACGGGCAGGAAGCACACAGGCCCGCAGCGCGCAGGCCGGAAGCACACAGGCCCCCAGCGCTCAGGCCGGAAAGACACAGGCCGCCGACGGCACCCAGGCGCAGACCGGCACCACGCGGCCCCCCGCCGCCGCGAAGACCCCCGCCCCCGACCACCGCCGCGCGGGCACCCTCCAGGCCGCCCTCGGCGTCATCGCCTTCTCCCTCACGTTCCCCGCCACCGCCTGGGGGTTGGAAGGCATCGGGCCCTGGAGTCTGGTGGCTCTGCGGTGCGCCCTCGGCGCGGTCGTCGCGGGCGGCTGCCTGCTCGCGCTGCGGGTGCCGCTGCCGGCCCGGGCCCACTGGGCCGGACTCGCGGTCGTCGGCGGCGGCGTCGTGGTCGGCTTCCCGCTCCTGACGTCCCTGGCGCTGCAGACGTCGAGCACCGCGCACGCGGCGGTCGTCGTCGGACTGCTCCCGCTCACCACCGCCGTCCTGTCCGCGCTGCGCACCGGGACACGGCCGTCCCGCACGTTCTGGGCGGCGGCGATCGCCGGGGCGGTGGCGGTGGCCGCGTTCACGGTGCAGCAGAGCGGCGGCGCCCTGTCGACCGCCGACCTGTACCTGTTCGGCGCGCTCCTCGTGTGCGCCGCCGGATACACCGAGGGCGGCCGCCTCGCCCGCCACATGCCCGGCTGGCAGGTCATCGGCTGGGCGCTCGTCCTGTGCCTGCCCCTGAACGTCGTCTGGGCGGTGATCGCGCTGCGCCACGAGCCGTTCCAGCTCACCTGGCACAGCACGGCGGGCCTGCTCTACCTCGCCATCGGCTCCCAGTTCCTCGGCCTTCTCGTCTGGTACCGGGGCATGGCCGCCATCGGCATCCCCAAGGCCAGCCAGCTCCAGCTGGCCCAGCCGCTGCTCACCCTCGTCTGGTCGCTCTTCCTGCTCGGTGAGGACCTGACGCCCGCCGCGCCGCTGACCGCGGTGGCGGTCCTCGTCTGCATCGCCGTCACCCAACGGGCGCGCGGGTAG
- a CDS encoding PLP-dependent aminotransferase family protein — MHERSSVGELAQKLRGELDRYSPGEKLPSSRALVERLRVSPVTVSRALAQLAAEGLVVTRPGAGAFRAEPSRAGEAVVGDTSWQEVTLSADAMTDVVPRSVDASGVLATLAAPPPGVVEFNSGYLHPALQPERAMAAALARAGRRPGAWDRPPVEGLPELREWFARGIGGAITAAEVLITSGGQSALTTTLRALAPPGAPVLLESPTYPGLLAIARAAGLRPVPVPVDTDGVRPELLAAAFRATGARVFVCQPLFQNPTGAVLSAERRPEVLRIAREAGAFVVEDDFVRRLAHEDAGPLPRPLASDDRDGVVVHVCSLTKATSPSFRVSALAARGPVLERLRAIQVVDHFFVPRPLQEAALELVGSPAWPRHLRTVAVELKGRRDAMTAALRLRLPELALPHIPVGGYHLWLRLPDGTDELAFAAAGLRAGVAVAPGRPYFAAEPPAAHIRLSFAALAGVAEITEGVRRLRQACDEVLV; from the coding sequence ATGCATGAGCGTAGCAGTGTGGGCGAGTTGGCGCAGAAGCTGCGCGGAGAGCTGGACCGCTACTCTCCGGGTGAGAAGCTGCCGTCGAGCCGGGCGCTGGTCGAGCGGTTGCGGGTGAGTCCGGTGACCGTGTCGCGGGCCCTCGCGCAGCTCGCCGCGGAGGGGCTCGTCGTGACCCGGCCGGGCGCCGGGGCGTTCCGGGCGGAGCCGTCGCGCGCGGGCGAGGCCGTCGTCGGTGACACCTCCTGGCAGGAGGTGACGCTCAGCGCGGACGCCATGACGGACGTCGTACCGCGGTCCGTCGACGCCTCCGGCGTCCTCGCCACGCTCGCCGCGCCCCCGCCCGGCGTCGTGGAGTTCAACAGCGGCTATCTGCACCCGGCGCTCCAGCCGGAGCGGGCGATGGCCGCCGCGCTCGCCCGGGCGGGCCGCCGCCCCGGCGCCTGGGACCGGCCCCCGGTCGAGGGCCTGCCCGAGCTGCGCGAGTGGTTCGCGCGCGGCATCGGCGGCGCCATCACGGCCGCGGAGGTCCTGATCACCTCGGGCGGGCAGAGCGCCCTGACGACGACCTTGCGCGCGCTCGCCCCGCCCGGCGCGCCCGTCCTGCTCGAATCGCCCACCTATCCGGGCCTGTTGGCCATCGCGCGGGCCGCCGGACTGCGCCCGGTGCCGGTGCCCGTGGACACCGACGGCGTGCGCCCCGAGCTGCTCGCCGCCGCGTTCCGGGCGACCGGGGCGCGGGTGTTCGTCTGCCAGCCGCTGTTCCAGAACCCCACCGGCGCCGTGCTGTCCGCCGAACGCCGCCCGGAGGTGCTGCGGATCGCCCGGGAGGCGGGCGCCTTCGTCGTCGAGGACGACTTCGTGCGCCGGCTCGCGCACGAGGACGCGGGGCCGCTGCCGAGGCCCCTCGCGTCCGACGACCGGGACGGCGTGGTCGTGCACGTCTGCTCGCTCACCAAGGCGACGTCGCCGAGCTTCCGGGTGAGCGCGCTCGCCGCGCGCGGGCCCGTCCTGGAGCGGCTGCGCGCCATCCAGGTCGTGGACCACTTCTTCGTGCCGCGCCCCCTCCAGGAGGCCGCGCTCGAACTCGTCGGGTCACCGGCCTGGCCGCGTCATCTGCGGACCGTGGCCGTCGAGTTGAAGGGCCGCAGGGACGCGATGACGGCCGCGCTGCGCCTGCGCCTGCCCGAGCTCGCGCTGCCGCACATCCCGGTCGGCGGGTACCACCTGTGGCTGCGGCTGCCCGACGGCACCGACGAACTCGCCTTCGCGGCGGCCGGGTTGCGCGCCGGGGTCGCGGTCGCACCCGGCCGGCCCTACTTCGCGGCGGAGCCGCCCGCGGCCCACATCCGGCTGAGCTTCGCGGCGCTCGCGGGCGTGGCGGAGATCACGGAAGGGGTCCGCAGGCTGCGGCAGGCGTGCGACGAGGTGCTGGTGTGA
- a CDS encoding GNAT family N-acetyltransferase, with the protein MTDEYVAPDGRGYALPDGYLLSTDPARLDLVRIHAWLSTDAYWALGRPRAKQDAAIAGSLNFGVYEEASGRQVAYARVVTDHATFAYLCDVYVDRSVRGKGIGVALAAGVRDHLAPYGMRRILLATGDAHGVYEKVGFTVIDNPRQWMVLGEQ; encoded by the coding sequence ATGACCGACGAGTACGTTGCCCCTGACGGCCGCGGGTACGCCCTCCCCGACGGGTACCTGCTGTCCACCGACCCCGCCCGCCTCGACCTCGTCCGCATCCACGCGTGGCTCTCCACGGACGCCTACTGGGCTCTCGGCAGGCCTCGCGCCAAGCAGGACGCCGCGATCGCCGGATCGCTCAATTTCGGTGTGTACGAGGAGGCCTCGGGCAGACAGGTCGCCTACGCGCGTGTGGTCACCGACCACGCGACGTTCGCCTACCTCTGCGACGTGTACGTGGACCGCTCGGTGCGCGGCAAGGGCATCGGCGTCGCGCTCGCCGCCGGGGTCCGCGACCACCTCGCCCCGTACGGGATGCGCAGGATCCTGCTCGCGACCGGGGACGCGCACGGCGTGTACGAGAAGGTGGGGTTCACGGTGATCGACAACCCGAGGCAGTGGATGGTGCTCGGCGAGCAGTGA
- a CDS encoding histidine phosphatase family protein translates to MHVGVTLIAAARGAALLAERFDDDRPLDETGWYEVRRAAPALLPLGVAELRYCSPTPRSRATGDALGLAPLAQPALSDCDMGRWRGYTLAQVTAAEPGGVDAWLRDPRSAPHGGESLLAFISRVGGWLDTRPVGDGVRVVAVAEPAVVRAALVYALKAPPSTYWNIDVSPLATVSLAGDGRRWSLRIGAPV, encoded by the coding sequence ATGCACGTTGGCGTGACGCTCATAGCGGCCGCGCGCGGCGCCGCACTGCTCGCCGAGCGGTTCGACGACGACCGACCCCTCGACGAGACGGGCTGGTACGAGGTGCGCCGTGCCGCGCCCGCGCTGCTCCCGCTGGGTGTGGCCGAGCTGCGCTACTGCTCGCCGACCCCGCGCAGCCGTGCCACCGGCGACGCCCTCGGGCTCGCGCCGCTCGCCCAACCCGCCCTGAGCGACTGCGACATGGGGCGCTGGCGCGGGTACACGCTGGCCCAGGTGACCGCGGCCGAGCCGGGCGGAGTCGACGCCTGGCTGCGCGACCCGAGGTCGGCTCCGCACGGCGGCGAGTCGCTGCTCGCGTTCATCTCGCGGGTCGGCGGCTGGCTCGACACCCGGCCCGTCGGGGACGGCGTCCGCGTCGTGGCGGTCGCCGAGCCCGCCGTGGTGCGGGCGGCGCTCGTGTACGCCCTGAAGGCGCCCCCGTCGACGTACTGGAACATCGACGTGAGCCCGCTGGCGACGGTCAGCCTCGCCGGGGACGGCCGCCGCTGGAGCCTGCGGATCGGGGCGCCGGTGTAG
- a CDS encoding DUF6314 family protein: MRPAHPVPDVLAYLAGSWRVERTVRDFAGTATDGAGEAEGTEGAGGTEGAEGTEGAQEAVESVESVEGRFEGITRFTPLADAGPGAEPSEAGPPEPAGLLHHESGTFTWHGVARPAERTLRFLPGTPAGTAVVQFADGRPFHDLDLRSGRHTADHPCAADLYRGEFEVYDASRWRTRWRVAGPAKDLLLTTDYTRLP, from the coding sequence GTGCGTCCGGCGCACCCGGTGCCGGACGTGCTGGCGTACCTGGCCGGGAGCTGGCGCGTCGAGCGGACGGTGCGGGACTTCGCCGGGACCGCGACAGACGGTGCGGGCGAGGCAGAGGGGACAGAGGGAGCTGGGGGGACAGAGGGGGCTGAGGGGACAGAGGGGGCGCAGGAGGCGGTGGAATCGGTGGAATCGGTCGAGGGCCGGTTCGAGGGGATCACCCGGTTCACGCCGCTCGCGGACGCGGGGCCCGGGGCGGAGCCGTCCGAGGCGGGACCGCCCGAGCCCGCCGGTCTGCTCCACCACGAGTCCGGCACCTTCACCTGGCACGGCGTCGCCCGCCCCGCCGAGCGCACGCTCCGCTTCCTGCCGGGCACCCCCGCGGGCACGGCGGTGGTCCAGTTCGCCGACGGGCGCCCCTTCCACGACCTGGACCTGCGCTCCGGTCGGCACACCGCCGACCACCCGTGCGCGGCGGATCTGTACCGGGGCGAGTTCGAGGTGTACGACGCGTCGCGCTGGCGCACCCGCTGGCGGGTGGCGGGCCCCGCCAAGGACCTGCTCCTGACGACGGACTACACCCGCCTGCCCTGA